A window of the Candidatus Aegiribacteria sp. genome harbors these coding sequences:
- a CDS encoding T9SS type A sorting domain-containing protein, whose amino-acid sequence MLRVMIIPLLLLAVIASAEVLYRAEDFTETAEFLGMDDEGILVEFTLPALTAENEIVGDFGEGTILRIPRGGEGMPVGSPDLPVIRRMVLIPNTGDVSVEIVSAESSPLGIFSIPPFQEYPTRSGGPAPYRINEDVYSSSEFYPSQPVVIERVSILRDIRIAWVRFSPVQYNPVSGETIINTNVAIRLTTEGVGENEIHRPFYGYTRSYLPIYEEVLGFEPMGTDVIDGSYLVIGSEESIGYAQDLIDWKRQKGLDVQYGVVPAIGSTATEIDAWIENAYSNWPNPPEWILIVGDENVVPTPYANGTEADNQYGVIGSGVDPSIHVGRICGDTGSLPYQCWKIESYENDPFEPATSWFQHAISIGSTDFQDPWMSWRYHAIFQNHEMSTTLYCNSSAYGGIPPTISNISAEVNNGLSLLSYIGHGSHTAWGTTGFSNSDVAALSNGRRLPWVSSIACSNCEFDDSSPCFGEAWMNEGSISSPKGAVGFMGATKGSPVGPTDSLALYQFRGYFEEEMYHMGAAFDYGKIKAYQYTGDASNSNMHMIMGCPEFDIFTDTSPIVHLAGDHLATIAEGTWSVTVTADGSPVEGALVGVVQDTTLLQSGYTNASGLVSFDIPAIPGMGNATITCTRHNLYPYVASVVVTTGIAGSSSGVMSLELSHPAPNPFSNSTTFTCAMPVTGDASLDIYDLSGRLVTNVASGEMLSGTHSIQWMGIDSNGTPVPGGVYLLKFSTNGNTLTRSCVVIR is encoded by the coding sequence ATGTTGAGAGTTATGATTATTCCGCTGCTGCTTCTTGCAGTAATTGCCAGTGCCGAAGTGTTGTACCGTGCCGAGGATTTCACAGAAACCGCTGAATTCCTTGGCATGGATGATGAAGGCATACTTGTTGAATTCACCCTTCCCGCTCTTACCGCTGAAAACGAAATCGTTGGAGATTTTGGCGAAGGGACTATTCTTAGAATTCCTCGGGGGGGAGAAGGCATGCCCGTTGGAAGCCCGGATCTGCCAGTTATCAGAAGAATGGTTCTTATTCCCAATACTGGTGATGTCAGTGTCGAGATCGTATCAGCAGAATCCTCACCCCTCGGAATCTTCAGCATTCCTCCATTCCAGGAATATCCCACCAGAAGCGGTGGACCGGCACCTTACAGGATAAACGAAGATGTTTATTCCAGCTCGGAATTCTACCCTTCACAGCCTGTTGTTATAGAACGGGTAAGCATCCTGAGAGATATCAGAATCGCATGGGTGCGTTTTTCACCTGTTCAGTACAATCCTGTTTCTGGAGAAACCATAATAAACACGAACGTGGCCATTCGCCTTACTACCGAGGGCGTTGGTGAAAACGAGATCCACAGACCTTTCTACGGATACACTCGAAGCTATTTGCCGATATATGAAGAAGTCCTGGGGTTCGAACCCATGGGTACCGATGTTATTGATGGATCTTACCTTGTCATAGGCTCCGAAGAAAGCATTGGTTACGCTCAGGATCTGATCGACTGGAAGAGGCAGAAGGGGCTGGATGTTCAGTACGGAGTGGTACCTGCCATCGGCAGTACAGCAACCGAGATTGACGCTTGGATTGAAAATGCTTACAGCAACTGGCCGAATCCTCCCGAATGGATTCTTATTGTCGGCGACGAAAATGTTGTCCCAACTCCATACGCAAACGGAACGGAAGCTGATAACCAGTACGGTGTTATCGGCAGCGGTGTTGATCCCAGCATCCACGTTGGAAGGATTTGCGGTGATACAGGTTCATTGCCGTACCAGTGCTGGAAGATCGAAAGCTACGAGAACGATCCCTTTGAACCTGCCACAAGCTGGTTCCAGCACGCCATAAGCATCGGTTCAACCGATTTTCAGGATCCCTGGATGTCATGGAGGTACCATGCAATATTCCAGAATCACGAAATGTCCACAACACTCTATTGTAACTCCAGTGCCTACGGTGGTATTCCTCCTACGATCTCGAATATATCCGCAGAGGTTAACAATGGGCTTTCTCTTCTCAGCTACATCGGCCACGGAAGTCATACTGCATGGGGAACGACAGGTTTCAGCAACAGCGATGTCGCGGCACTCTCAAACGGACGAAGGCTGCCCTGGGTAAGTTCTATTGCTTGTTCGAACTGCGAGTTCGACGATTCCAGCCCATGCTTCGGTGAAGCATGGATGAACGAAGGCAGCATTTCATCACCTAAGGGAGCCGTCGGTTTCATGGGAGCAACAAAAGGCAGCCCCGTTGGTCCAACCGATTCTTTGGCCTTGTACCAGTTCAGAGGTTACTTCGAAGAGGAAATGTATCACATGGGAGCAGCCTTCGATTACGGTAAAATAAAGGCCTACCAGTACACCGGGGATGCCAGTAACAGTAATATGCACATGATAATGGGTTGTCCGGAATTCGATATTTTCACCGATACTTCACCCATTGTACATCTTGCTGGAGATCATTTGGCAACTATCGCTGAAGGTACCTGGAGCGTGACGGTAACAGCAGACGGATCACCTGTTGAGGGTGCGCTCGTAGGAGTTGTACAGGATACGACACTTCTCCAGAGCGGCTATACGAATGCTTCCGGTCTGGTGTCCTTTGATATTCCCGCAATTCCAGGTATGGGGAATGCGACAATTACTTGCACCCGTCATAACCTGTATCCTTACGTTGCTTCAGTAGTAGTTACAACCGGGATTGCGGGTAGTAGCAGTGGTGTAATGAGCCTCGAGCTTTCCCACCCGGCACCTAACCCCTTCTCAAATTCCACTACTTTTACTTGCGCTATGCCTGTGACCGGAGACGCCTCTCTGGATATTTACGATCTGTCCGGAAGACTTGTGACCAACGTTGCCTCCGGTGAAATGCTTTCTGGAACCCACTCCATACAATGGATGGGAATCGATTCGAACGGTACACCGGTACCAGGTGGTGTTTACTTACTCAAGTTTTCCACCAATGGTAATACACTGACAAGATCCTGCGTGGTTATCAGATAG
- a CDS encoding HD domain-containing protein produces MKDRIEELFREQLEKIGDSELRRKTVEIWTAAAIEGGWEPDDLEKIPFTLLTDTHGINLVQHTIAVTEGALGLARAMQSSSQLPFEIDHDMLVAGGLLHDVGKLMEIERTENGYVKSLHGKHARHPISGAILASRFDMPMAIINMIGCHAKEGEGRPQRVETVLVHQADFATFNPMVMLQKGLLI; encoded by the coding sequence ATGAAAGACAGAATTGAAGAGCTATTTAGAGAGCAGCTTGAAAAAATAGGAGATTCTGAACTCAGGCGGAAGACTGTTGAAATTTGGACTGCTGCGGCTATCGAGGGGGGATGGGAGCCGGACGATCTGGAGAAAATCCCGTTTACGCTTCTTACCGACACTCATGGGATCAACCTTGTTCAGCATACAATTGCTGTAACAGAAGGTGCGCTGGGCCTTGCCCGGGCGATGCAATCAAGTTCTCAGCTGCCATTTGAGATCGACCATGATATGCTGGTTGCAGGTGGTCTTCTTCACGATGTGGGAAAACTGATGGAAATTGAGCGTACTGAGAATGGATATGTAAAAAGCCTTCATGGTAAACACGCGAGACATCCAATTTCGGGGGCGATACTGGCTTCCAGGTTCGATATGCCAATGGCCATTATTAATATGATCGGGTGCCATGCGAAGGAGGGTGAGGGAAGACCCCAGAGGGTGGAGACTGTTCTTGTTCACCAGGCTGATTTCGCAACGTTCAACCCCATGGTTATGCTCCAAAAAGGCCTGCTGATTTAA